The region ATCCTTCAAAAATTCTTCTATAATTAACTGTATTCTAAATTGAATAGAATATAATATTTAAACCAAAAAGAAGTAGGCATtctaaattaaattaaataataataaaatatctTATTATATCTTACAGTTTTAAATTGAATAGAACATAGGATTTAAATAAAAAAGAAGTAGAAATGATCACATTGTTTTAATACTTTTCAAACACGAGAATAAAATACAACTTCCTAATACGATTCTAGATAAAATATGATTAGATGTTCAAccaattataaatataaaaaaattgttttacTAATCCTCAAACACAAAAGTGGGGCAAGGTAAAGAAAATACACTCTATAATATACATGACAAAAAAGTAATTAAATTCAACATTAATATATTTCTCAATATCTGCATATTTGTTGAAatacaaaaaaatataaaaaattataacaatataaatataaatatcagaAATAATAATATAcgtatattaaaaaaatataaaataaatttataaaattttaaaaaataaaacaaataaataagcTAGTAGTAAATAATAATTACACGGGTCCTTATCTTTGAGAAACAGGTTTTATTTTTGAAAGGGTGAAAACCCATTAATTGACAACAAACGGCATCAAACTTCATCTATGAAACAACCATAAGTAAAACAAATGTTACATGCAACTGCTCAAAAACAATTTAAGAAATAGAAAATAGGGGGCCCATTATGTTAAAACGAAAAGTTCCGACTTAATCAATATTGAACTTAATATATTAAAGGTCCACCTATATATATTATCTATTCATTTATCTATACTCATCTATATCGTAAATAGAAGAAACattaaaattttcaataaaatatcTATTTTTGATACATGCTAGATTTACTTACCCTTAATAATCATAATagattaatataaaattattaaaattattagtCAAATAGGATATATGTACTATCTTATAATAAACGAAATACGAAACTTTAAAAATTTGATTGATACGGTACTTCTTTATATTACTTTATTATCATCAATTTGTTATTTAACtttattaaaattatttcattaatattaaatattagaAAGCCTCTTCCCTTTAGCTCATGCAactttttttttaatataatagattaatataaatttataaaaattattagTCAAATAGGATGTCTATACTGAGtcaagttctatggagaccactaCTTTATCGGAGACCTCGGAGACCACCAATATTCTAcaatcaaaacactataaaataCATTAATTTGTGAAGTATATTCAACAGATATCACCaattcattaaaattgttgaaAATCCTTTAAATTTAATAAGtagaatgtgtatgttctgcaagTTGAACAAATGTTCAGCAAACTAGACATGCTTCGTAAAATAAAACATTTTGTAATATTCTACATGCAGTACatatattcaagattttgaataaaataatgatttttgcaAAACATGATTCACAAAATAATAAGTTTTGTAATATTTTTAAGCAAGATTTTACGTGCAGAACATAAGTGGTCTCCAAGTCTCCAACAAAAacgtggtctccatagaacttaacTCTACTATCTTATAATAGACGAaatacgaaatattaaaaatttgattgATACAGTACTTTGTTAAATTACTTTATGTTATTTAactttattataaataattcactAATATTATATATCGGAAAGCCTCTTTCCTTTTAACTCATGCAACCTTTTTGATACACTCAATGCCTACCCCTCATGTAAGCCGTCATTCGCATCAATCGAAACCAAGCAAAGCTATCTCCCGATATCACATCTTCTTCAAATCAAATTCGCTCCTTAAGAGCAAATCGGGGGTCAAGTTTAGGATTTCGTGTCCTCTAGATTTTTTAGTCGTGCAATtattctaattaaaattaatagtaaattcaactttttacataactataaatatatttaattataaaataggAATAAGAATTATTGTTATATCATATTATAGAATAGCCACGTATTTGGGATCCAaccaaataattttataaatatcaatAACATCAATTTTATAATATATGTATCTATATTATGATATTAAAAATGAAACATATAAAGTTGTGTTGGTAATTGTCTAGTAATCTGTATATTTGTCatactttaaatttataattatacttAATATAAAATACTTTCATTAATTGATTAATATTCACAATATAATTATACAAATGGAGTTAAATCTGTATAATGATATCGGACGAAGACAAAAGAATATATACTTTTCACCCGGGCAAAAAAGAATATATTATTAATATGActaaaacaaaaattaaaaaaaaattgttgataagtataatggtacatgtataagaaaatatatattattcaactgGTTTAAACAAAAGTATACTATTGATATTGCTTCAAAAAcctaaatataattagttgaatttgcTGTATCGGTTAAAACAAGACAATAAACACTATTGATGAGGTTAAAAAGTTGTACTATTAAACCGAGTTCAATGGAAATTCCAATTGAAACATAATTATGACATCGGCCAAAACAAAATTGTATACTACTCATTCAGgctatattaaaataatattcaaccatgactaaaataatttttaaaaataaataaatgtaattaCATGAATTTGGTTAATATAAcgatttaatataattataattttctTCTATATCTATTATACCTACactatttaaaataataataaaataacaattaGTTAAAACAATCGTGTATCAAACAGGTTATATTGAAAGATTACTTAATTACCATTATTTGATTataattatttaacaaaataaaataacaatgttaaaattattaaataactGGTCAGTTATTAACACAAACTCATTATCAATTTCAATgaaattaataatatatttttaaaattctcaatAAAAATTAAAGTAAAAAAATCATTCGATATTAAAGAACATCCTTACATCGCATGAATTTaaacgaaatattaaaaattttgtaGTCGATATTTgttgaaattacttaattatcattaatatattttattttgaattataaaTATCAATACCCGCTAAAATTAGTTGATtatacttaattatttttatacaACTACAgtaattaatattaaaaaaactCCATCTTCGTGCAGCTGCTACTCTCATCAGCAGCCTGAGCACTAGAACTGGCAATTCGTGTCGcgtcgtgtactttcgtgtcgtgtactttcaTTTTTCGTGTACTGATATGCTGATCCATGAACGAAACGAAATTATTTCGTGTACACATATTCTAAAACGAAACACGAAATGAAAGTTTCGTATCAAAACTAAACGAAACGATAAGTACACGAAATATTTCGTGTACTTTTTGTGTAACTAAACGAAAACGATATGAAAACAAAAATGAAACGAAATTGTACACGAAATAGTACACGATGATTAAGATACAAAGTCTGGCAATGTAATTTAAAATATCTGTTTACATCAGAATTAACATTAAAATGTGGATTAAACTCCACAATGAAATTCAGGGGTACATAAAACAAAAATATAAAGTAAGCTCAAATTTTGACGGGCTTCACATCTTTGTCAGCAACCATTAGCAATTTAGCATATCCAGTAAACAAAAGGCGTGGCAGGTGACAAGGTATTGTTGTACATAAAATTCAGAAGTTCCATTAATCTTGATCAAATTCAATGCTGCAAAATTGAATAAAATGCAGTCTATCAATGGATATGTAACAGAAATGTGATCAGAAGTTATTCATATCCATTAAAAATATCCCTAATCAGCAAACTTTGAGAATAACTAGAAGAATAGATACCCAGATTTTCGTAAAAAACTTTGAGAATAACAGAAGTGTGATCAGAAGTTACTTTCTACGCTTTTTACAGTTCCAATCACTTCTACGCTTTTTACAGTAACAATAACTTTGATCCATATATTAATTAACAGTCAATCATTTTTTCTCTTTAGTACCATACTTCCAAGTGATCAAAAGTTCACAACCAAATAGGAGTCGACCAAAATGAAATTAAACAAACAATAAGAGAAGGCTTACATCAATAGACCCAACAAAAGCTAAAAGATACTATCTAACTTACAAATCAGCCTGATCAGCGATAACGAATTGAGCAAAGGAACCAAGAGAAACAAAGCCACAAACATGTCTACTGGACATCAACTGTGAACAAAGTAACAGATGCAGAGTTTACTTTATATGGAAGGCCCCAAATCATCCTTAATCGCCAAATTTATAATATCTTGAGTAAGTTCTTCCAAAGAATAATTCGGAAGAACTGAAATAGGAAAGAGCAGAATTAACTATTAATCTATTATGAACAACATGTATAAAATTATATATACCAAATTAATTATTACCTTCTTTTTATAATTTTGTAACATTATAGAAAACTCCAAGAAACTTACATATCCCTTCAACATTATCCCATTCCTCATCATCAAGAGCATGTTTATAGTTAGAATCACTTAATTTCAAATGGGAAAACGCTCAACAACAGTAAAGTGCACTATCAAGTATTAGGTATGTTGAGTTCCACCTAGTTGGGACATCTTGACGCAAGCCTTTGCTCCTATTTAAAGCCACTTGTTCTATACATTCTTTAAACTTCTCTTTCCTACGTTGAGACCCCTTAATATATATAACCGACTATCTAACTTTTATAAAGAATTCGTCCATATCTTTTAAGCCTTCTTGAACAATTAAATTAAGGATGTGAGCACAACATCTAATATAAAAAATTGTCCTTTGTTCACAAAGCATTCCTTATATTCAACTGTGTCCTCAAAATATTCACAAAGGCATCATTACTTGATGCATTATCTAAAGTAATTCTAAACAACTTGAACTCCAGATTTCATTCGCATAACAACTTATAAATCTTATCAGCAATAGTAATTCTTGTACGCGGTGAAGGCATATATGTAAATTTTAGTAACTTTTTATGCAATACCCAATCATCCGCAATATAATATGCCATAATTGTGATGTACCCATCAATTGCAACTGATGTCCATAAATCTGAAGTTAAGCATAGTCTACCATCTAATTTTTGAACATATTAAACATCTGCTTCTTTTCATATTTGTAAAGTGCTATTATATCACTTTGTAAAGTATTCCTACTAACCAAGGTAGCTTTCAGATTGGCATAAATAAAAGCCTCCTTAATACCTTCGTACTCAACAAATAAAAGAGGAAGATTATGTCTTACCCCGACACTTGTGATCATGTCTCTGAATTTTTTTCGATCGAATGATGTGTTCCGTAATGCAATAGAACCTTGACTGCTTGACAAGATCATCTACCTTACATCTCCAGTGCTTAGACAAACTTTCTGATGTTTAAGCATATTAACAGTACCGTTTGTTGAATTGTAAATGCAGGTAAACCCACATTTCGAACATCTAAAATACAACACCTTATCTTCTACAATCGGAAGTTCATCAAATGTATCCCACGCTTTCGATCTTCTTTTTCTTGTTCCCTTGCGCTTCTGTCCAGGTTTACTCGAACCCTCAGTAGGATTAGTCGGGTCAGTTGGGTCGGTTGCTGCATCATCTTTGTCTTCATCGTGCTTATCTCCATCATCGCTTAAAGATTCATAATCCTGCAAATGGTTCACAATCGCAATCGATTTAGTATTTACACACGTCAACAGTTAGAAATTTGATAAATAGAGTGAAGCTTACCAGAATATTAGTGTTCGTTTCTTCCATTGGAAGTGAAGAACTCAGAGAGCGGCGTTT is a window of Apium graveolens cultivar Ventura chromosome 11, ASM990537v1, whole genome shotgun sequence DNA encoding:
- the LOC141698350 gene encoding uncharacterized protein LOC141698350 is translated as MEETNTNILDYESLSDDGDKHDEDKDDAATDPTDPTNPTEGSSKPGQKRKGTRKRRSKAWDTFDELPIVEDKVLYFRCSKCGFTCIYNSTNGTVNMLKHQKVCLSTGDVR